In the Solibacillus sp. FSL K6-1523 genome, one interval contains:
- a CDS encoding acyl-CoA dehydrogenase, which translates to METTFTYEKFAVDGVLTLLDPLYILALLFSALLLIAVLRFAINPKIMLFISAFIILLMAQIHIIGGILADELSLGSSSKNFYFLIAIVILQLSVMIISFKKNKKSN; encoded by the coding sequence ATGGAAACGACTTTTACATACGAAAAATTTGCGGTTGATGGTGTTTTAACATTACTCGATCCACTTTATATACTTGCTTTATTATTTTCGGCATTGCTACTCATTGCTGTTTTGCGCTTTGCCATAAATCCTAAAATTATGCTTTTTATCAGTGCATTTATCATTTTACTCATGGCGCAAATTCATATTATCGGTGGGATTTTAGCAGATGAGCTTAGCTTAGGCAGCTCAAGCAAGAATTTTTACTTTTTAATCGCGATTGTGATCTTACAGTTAAGCGTAATGATTATTTCGTTTAAGAAAAATAAAAAATCTAATTAA
- a CDS encoding Dabb family protein, protein MIRHIVMWNHKEEFNNEQKAMNAKNVKDELESLTKVINGIISLNVTINPLSSSNREVILDSLFESEEDLQKYQIHPEHVRVSQFVGTVLNNRACIDFNED, encoded by the coding sequence ATGATTAGACATATTGTAATGTGGAATCATAAGGAAGAATTTAATAATGAACAGAAAGCAATGAATGCTAAAAATGTGAAAGATGAGTTGGAAAGTTTAACAAAAGTAATTAATGGAATAATATCGTTAAATGTTACTATAAACCCGTTATCTTCTAGCAATCGAGAAGTGATATTAGATAGTTTATTTGAGAGTGAAGAGGACTTGCAAAAATATCAAATTCATCCGGAACATGTGCGCGTAAGTCAGTTTGTAGGTACTGTACTGAATAATCGGGCTTGCATTGACTTTAACGAAGATTAA
- a CDS encoding DUF3889 domain-containing protein, with protein sequence MMRKLIVALSVFSAVLSIPPHASTIVHAQKETPAYAKWGALAMREAQNQYPHAQIIDYLHRGRETREDVIIEKFKFWLKQGDKEFGVYVNIIFVATTEKIVTIEFQETDR encoded by the coding sequence ATGATGCGAAAATTAATAGTTGCACTTAGTGTTTTTTCGGCTGTTTTATCGATACCACCACATGCTTCAACTATTGTTCATGCACAAAAAGAAACGCCTGCCTATGCGAAATGGGGAGCGCTCGCTATGAGGGAAGCGCAAAATCAATATCCGCATGCGCAAATTATTGATTATTTGCACCGCGGTAGGGAAACGCGAGAGGACGTAATAATCGAGAAATTTAAGTTTTGGTTAAAACAGGGCGACAAAGAATTTGGTGTATATGTCAACATTATATTTGTCGCTACAACGGAAAAAATAGTGACAATTGAATTTCAAGAAACAGATAGATAA
- a CDS encoding MarR family winged helix-turn-helix transcriptional regulator, translating into MNLVFHALFQKSRYLTNCLNETLKQHNLYSSQWSILYCLHVHGPMTLTQIWTYLNVEAPSITRAVKRLETLGWLQRVDGADKREKIVTLTEMAEEKLPIILKTILAFEDEMIGDMTLEEQQQFMNLLQKMKG; encoded by the coding sequence ATGAACCTAGTATTCCATGCATTATTCCAAAAAAGTAGGTATTTAACGAATTGTTTGAATGAAACATTGAAGCAACATAATTTGTATAGTTCACAATGGTCGATTTTATATTGTCTACATGTTCATGGGCCAATGACGTTAACGCAAATTTGGACGTATTTAAATGTCGAAGCGCCAAGTATTACAAGAGCTGTCAAGAGACTTGAAACGTTAGGATGGTTACAACGAGTAGATGGGGCAGATAAACGTGAAAAAATTGTGACATTAACAGAGATGGCAGAAGAAAAATTACCAATCATTCTAAAAACAATTTTAGCTTTCGAGGATGAAATGATTGGCGACATGACGCTTGAAGAGCAACAGCAATTTA